One genomic segment of Luteimonas galliterrae includes these proteins:
- a CDS encoding dihydrofolate reductase family protein → MTAIYTFDVFSSLDGFGSNSGDWGGYWGKQGPELLDHRLALYSAEQRMVFGANTYRAFAKMVASAIAESEVFDPWVTRMRNLPATVVSTTLKAPLEWPDATLVSGDAVDVVAKLKKESDVPLRSHGSLSMNRALMAAGLVDRVQVTVFPVITGQSGREPIFKDAADFDLELIERWTLDGDIQELVYRPMLHG, encoded by the coding sequence GTGACCGCCATCTACACTTTCGATGTCTTTAGCAGCCTCGACGGCTTCGGCTCCAACAGCGGCGATTGGGGCGGCTACTGGGGCAAGCAAGGTCCCGAATTGCTCGATCATCGGCTTGCTTTGTACAGCGCGGAGCAACGGATGGTCTTCGGCGCCAACACGTACCGGGCATTCGCGAAGATGGTGGCTTCCGCCATCGCGGAGTCCGAGGTGTTTGATCCATGGGTCACCCGGATGAGGAATCTGCCCGCGACGGTGGTGTCGACGACGCTGAAAGCCCCGCTCGAATGGCCGGATGCGACCCTCGTGAGCGGCGATGCCGTCGACGTTGTCGCCAAGCTCAAGAAGGAGTCCGACGTGCCGTTGCGCTCCCACGGCAGCCTATCGATGAACCGCGCGCTGATGGCGGCCGGTCTGGTCGACCGCGTCCAGGTCACGGTCTTCCCCGTGATCACCGGCCAGAGCGGACGGGAGCCGATCTTCAAAGATGCTGCCGACTTCGATCTTGAGCTGATCGAGAGGTGGACGCTTGATGGCGACATTCAAGAGCTCGTGTACCGGCCCATGTTGCATGGCTGA
- a CDS encoding type II toxin-antitoxin system VapC family toxin — protein sequence MTDKPKIYLDAAPIIDLVKFAVGAGVDQEREQDAWHLQQLLKASREGKIAIFTSSLSVAECTHVGDPAKLEKAKPLFLQLLTSGKGGISLIQPTLSLMEDARTLRWSHGIALKGFDSVHAATAIRFRCNEFLHRDGRFTTNASTFLAMGLRVCAPSDTQLLPDEYRQGSLGIDDGSSLVINSTSTSQETK from the coding sequence GTGACTGATAAGCCGAAGATCTATCTCGATGCTGCGCCGATCATTGATTTGGTGAAATTTGCCGTTGGGGCGGGCGTCGATCAAGAGCGAGAACAAGATGCTTGGCACTTGCAGCAACTATTGAAGGCCTCTCGTGAGGGGAAGATTGCGATATTCACCTCATCTCTAAGCGTTGCTGAGTGCACGCACGTTGGTGATCCGGCTAAGCTGGAGAAGGCGAAACCGCTTTTCCTTCAGCTTCTGACGTCGGGTAAAGGCGGGATCTCACTTATACAGCCGACGCTATCTCTCATGGAAGATGCGCGTACTTTGCGCTGGTCTCATGGCATAGCTCTCAAGGGCTTCGATTCAGTTCATGCCGCCACTGCAATCCGCTTTCGATGCAACGAATTCTTGCACCGCGATGGACGCTTCACTACTAACGCCTCGACATTCCTGGCCATGGGCCTTCGTGTCTGCGCTCCAAGCGACACCCAGTTGCTACCTGACGAGTATCGTCAGGGAAGTCTGGGCATCGACGACGGATCTTCTCTGGTTATCAATTCCACAAGCACCTCCCAAGAAACGAAGTAG
- a CDS encoding TetR/AcrR family transcriptional regulator, producing the protein MARETRQRILDCSLAMFNAQGEPNVTTNHIADELEISPGNLYYHFRNKDDIIEQLFGGYEQRIDTALAPPSGRLPNLEDIWLQLHLVFECIWDYRFLYRDLVDILSRNRRLRIRFARILKRADDSAHQVMRGLTQAGVMRASAAELDAAATNILVIATFWLNYASVRGEKDEQAAIRAGIVQVMMLLAPFLRDAERVHLNRLTEAYQE; encoded by the coding sequence ATGGCCCGCGAAACCCGCCAACGCATCCTCGACTGCTCGCTTGCGATGTTCAACGCGCAGGGCGAACCCAACGTCACCACCAACCATATCGCCGACGAGCTGGAGATCAGCCCGGGCAATCTGTACTACCACTTCCGCAACAAGGACGACATCATCGAGCAGCTGTTCGGCGGCTACGAACAGCGCATCGATACCGCATTGGCGCCGCCGTCGGGCCGCCTGCCCAATCTCGAGGACATCTGGCTGCAACTGCACCTGGTGTTCGAATGCATCTGGGACTATCGCTTCCTGTACCGCGACTTGGTCGACATCCTCAGCCGCAACCGCCGCCTGCGCATCCGCTTCGCCCGCATCCTCAAGCGCGCCGACGACAGCGCGCACCAGGTGATGCGCGGACTCACCCAAGCCGGCGTGATGCGCGCCTCCGCGGCCGAACTCGACGCCGCCGCCACAAACATCCTGGTGATCGCCACCTTCTGGCTGAACTACGCCTCGGTGCGCGGCGAAAAAGACGAACAAGCCGCGATCCGCGCCGGCATCGTGCAGGTGATGATGCTGCTGGCGCCGTTCCTGCGCGATGCCGAGAGGGTCCACCTGAATCGATTGACCGAGGCCTATCAGGAATAG
- a CDS encoding acyl-CoA-binding protein: MSDLQKRFEQATKDIQALPERPDNDTLLRLYALYKQGSEGDVSGDKPGFFDFVGTAKYEAWSKLKGTSQDDAMKKYVDLVKKLTT; the protein is encoded by the coding sequence ATGTCTGATCTGCAGAAGCGTTTCGAACAAGCCACCAAAGACATCCAGGCCCTGCCCGAAAGACCCGACAACGACACGTTGTTGCGCCTGTACGCCCTCTACAAACAAGGCTCGGAAGGCGACGTGAGCGGCGACAAGCCGGGATTCTTCGATTTCGTCGGCACCGCCAAGTACGAGGCCTGGTCCAAGCTCAAGGGCACCTCGCAGGACGATGCGATGAAGAAGTACGTCGATCTCGTCAAGAAGCTGACGACGTAA
- a CDS encoding SDR family oxidoreductase — translation MSYFVTGATGFIGRYLVGNLLKRKGAIHVLVRKDSQKKLEAVAKKMGWDMKRIVVVHGDMTAAKCGLSAAQIRALSGKVKHFFHLAAIYDLSANAESQRAANVDGTQHALDLAAAIDAGCFHHTSSIAAAGLYPGVFREDMFEEAEGLDDPYLRTKHDSEGLVRDEKRIPWRIYRPGMVVGHSQTGEMDKIDGPYYFFTFIKKLREMLPQWMPTLGIEGGRINIVPVDFVADAMDHIAHKPKLDRHTFHLTDPEPMRVGEVLNAFARAGHAPEMTMRIDARMFAFVPSGIRGAVGNLPPVRRFVGMLLKDFRIPKQTLKFITYPTRFDNRETERALRGSGIAVPRLDDYAWRLWDYWERHLDPDLFVDRTLKGKVRNKVVVITGGSSGIGLSTAQRVAEAGAVTVIVARGQEELFKARDEMKAKGGKVFAYTADLADMADCDRLVEKVLKEHGHVDILINNAGRSIRRSIELSYDRFHDFERTMQLNYFGSLRLIMGFMPTMTHRRKGHIINISSIGVLANSPRFSAYVASKAALDAFSRCAQGELSGKGISFTTINMPLVKTPMIAPTKMYDSVPTLSPEEAADLLVKAIIEKPSRIATRLGIFAALLNAVAPKAYEVVMNTAFELFPDSAAAKGDKKALKGETQPSGEQIAFAALMRGVHW, via the coding sequence ATGAGCTATTTCGTCACCGGCGCCACCGGGTTCATCGGCCGCTACCTGGTCGGCAACCTGCTCAAGCGCAAGGGCGCCATCCACGTGCTGGTGCGCAAGGACTCGCAGAAGAAGCTCGAGGCCGTCGCCAAGAAGATGGGCTGGGACATGAAGCGCATCGTCGTGGTCCACGGCGACATGACCGCGGCCAAATGCGGCCTGTCGGCGGCGCAGATCCGGGCCCTGTCCGGCAAGGTGAAACATTTCTTTCACTTGGCGGCGATCTACGACCTGTCGGCGAACGCGGAAAGCCAGCGTGCGGCCAATGTCGACGGCACTCAGCACGCGCTGGATCTGGCCGCCGCGATCGATGCCGGCTGCTTCCATCACACCAGTTCGATCGCCGCCGCCGGCCTGTATCCAGGCGTCTTCCGCGAGGACATGTTCGAAGAAGCCGAAGGGTTGGACGATCCTTATCTGCGCACCAAGCACGACTCCGAAGGCCTGGTGCGCGACGAAAAGCGCATCCCGTGGCGCATCTACCGGCCCGGCATGGTCGTGGGCCATTCGCAGACCGGCGAGATGGACAAGATCGACGGTCCTTACTACTTCTTCACCTTCATCAAGAAGCTGCGCGAGATGCTGCCGCAGTGGATGCCGACGCTGGGCATCGAGGGCGGACGCATCAATATCGTGCCGGTGGATTTCGTAGCCGATGCGATGGATCACATCGCGCATAAGCCCAAGCTCGACCGTCATACCTTCCACCTGACCGATCCGGAACCGATGCGCGTCGGCGAGGTGCTCAACGCCTTCGCTCGGGCCGGCCACGCGCCGGAAATGACGATGCGCATCGATGCGCGCATGTTCGCCTTCGTGCCCAGCGGCATCCGTGGCGCGGTCGGCAACCTGCCGCCTGTGCGGCGCTTCGTCGGCATGCTGCTGAAGGATTTCCGCATCCCCAAGCAGACGCTGAAATTCATCACTTATCCGACCCGCTTCGACAACCGCGAAACCGAACGCGCGCTGCGCGGCAGCGGCATCGCGGTGCCGCGGCTGGACGATTACGCCTGGCGCCTGTGGGATTACTGGGAACGGCACCTGGATCCGGACCTGTTCGTGGACCGCACGCTGAAAGGCAAGGTGCGCAACAAGGTGGTGGTGATCACCGGCGGCTCGTCCGGCATCGGCCTGTCCACGGCGCAGCGCGTGGCCGAGGCCGGCGCGGTGACGGTCATCGTCGCCCGCGGGCAGGAGGAACTGTTCAAGGCCCGCGACGAAATGAAAGCCAAGGGCGGCAAAGTGTTCGCGTATACGGCCGATCTGGCCGACATGGCCGACTGCGACCGGCTGGTGGAGAAGGTGCTGAAGGAGCACGGCCACGTCGACATCCTGATCAACAACGCCGGCCGTTCGATTCGCCGTTCGATCGAGCTCAGCTACGACCGCTTCCACGATTTCGAGCGGACCATGCAGCTGAACTATTTCGGCAGCCTGCGCCTGATCATGGGCTTCATGCCGACGATGACGCATCGGCGCAAGGGCCACATCATCAATATCAGTTCGATCGGTGTGCTGGCCAATTCGCCGCGTTTTTCCGCTTACGTCGCATCGAAAGCCGCGCTGGACGCGTTCAGCCGCTGCGCGCAGGGCGAACTGTCGGGCAAGGGCATTTCCTTCACCACGATCAACATGCCGCTGGTGAAGACGCCGATGATCGCGCCGACCAAGATGTACGACAGCGTGCCGACGCTGAGTCCGGAAGAGGCCGCCGATCTGCTGGTGAAAGCGATCATCGAGAAGCCGAGCCGGATCGCGACGCGCTTGGGCATCTTCGCCGCGTTGCTCAACGCGGTCGCGCCGAAAGCGTACGAGGTGGTGATGAACACCGCGTTCGAACTGTTCCCCGATTCGGCCGCGGCCAAGGGCGACAAGAAGGCGCTGAAGGGCGAGACCCAGCCCAGCGGCGAGCAGATCGCGTTCGCCGCGCTGATGCGCGGGGTGCATTGGTGA
- a CDS encoding restriction endonuclease, whose translation MSPLMLGLFCTLTVGAAATFYFWGVRRRQDESVEGIHSLSAMHWREFAGLVLEMLFRRGYSAAELHPLGSGDQSDILLKREDGVCVLSCKHGSAYRLGGSAVEELANSVRMNDAVGGIMVTPGSFAPEAYALARPQRIELIDGKTLWPEVEPLLPEPLRKRVQAYAAGRAKRGVGIGWTAALVAGLAIALLLPRSDGDTPDAPAAVAAPAPGTTATPKPVAASPQAAAAQTESQQEQRRKDAASAIAALPGVERALWSTQSTLSLDINSDQPDLWNGICGIIDRYEELRATRVQMNPPPNSGLPVRFKQCHTY comes from the coding sequence ATGTCGCCACTCATGCTAGGGCTGTTTTGCACGTTGACCGTGGGCGCAGCCGCCACGTTCTATTTCTGGGGCGTGCGCCGTCGCCAGGACGAATCGGTCGAAGGCATCCACAGCCTGAGCGCCATGCATTGGCGCGAATTCGCCGGCCTGGTGCTGGAGATGCTGTTCCGGCGCGGCTATTCCGCGGCAGAACTGCACCCGCTGGGCAGCGGCGACCAGTCGGACATCCTGCTCAAGCGCGAAGACGGCGTGTGCGTGCTGTCGTGCAAGCACGGATCGGCCTATCGCCTGGGCGGCAGCGCGGTCGAAGAACTCGCCAACAGCGTACGCATGAACGACGCCGTCGGCGGCATCATGGTCACGCCGGGCAGTTTCGCGCCCGAGGCTTACGCGCTGGCCAGGCCGCAGCGGATCGAACTGATCGACGGCAAGACGCTATGGCCGGAGGTCGAGCCGTTGCTGCCCGAACCGCTGCGCAAACGAGTGCAGGCTTACGCGGCCGGACGCGCGAAACGCGGCGTGGGCATCGGCTGGACGGCAGCGCTGGTGGCGGGCCTGGCGATCGCATTGTTGCTGCCGCGTTCGGACGGCGACACGCCCGATGCGCCTGCGGCCGTCGCCGCGCCTGCTCCGGGCACCACCGCAACCCCGAAGCCCGTCGCCGCGTCGCCTCAAGCGGCCGCTGCGCAGACCGAATCGCAGCAGGAACAGCGCCGCAAGGACGCCGCCAGCGCGATCGCGGCATTGCCGGGCGTCGAGCGTGCGCTGTGGTCGACGCAGTCCACGCTGTCGCTGGACATCAACAGCGACCAACCCGACCTGTGGAACGGCATCTGCGGCATCATCGACCGCTACGAAGAATTGCGTGCGACGCGGGTGCAGATGAACCCGCCGCCGAACAGCGGGCTGCCGGTGCGCTTCAAGCAGTGCCACACCTACTAG
- a CDS encoding phasin family protein, giving the protein MAKFKKASKKKSAAGSASAQAHAEQLSGKLSESAQQIWLAGVGAFGRAQAEGTKLFEALVKEGLSFEQTARKFAGGRADAVRDAVENRVGVARERAADTWDKLEKVFEDRVQRALTKLGVPGRDDLSALIDRVDALNAELRKVNGSPAPRKRAAKPAAAKSAAPRKTARKAPARKQAK; this is encoded by the coding sequence ATGGCCAAGTTCAAGAAAGCGTCCAAGAAGAAGTCCGCGGCCGGCAGCGCCAGCGCGCAGGCCCACGCCGAACAGCTGTCGGGCAAGCTCAGCGAATCGGCGCAGCAGATCTGGCTGGCAGGCGTCGGCGCTTTCGGCCGCGCCCAGGCCGAAGGCACCAAGCTGTTCGAAGCGCTGGTGAAAGAAGGCCTGTCGTTCGAGCAGACCGCGCGCAAGTTCGCCGGCGGCCGCGCCGATGCCGTGCGCGATGCCGTCGAGAACCGCGTCGGCGTTGCGCGCGAACGTGCCGCCGACACCTGGGACAAACTGGAAAAAGTCTTCGAGGACCGCGTGCAGCGCGCCTTGACCAAGCTGGGCGTGCCGGGCCGCGACGATCTCAGCGCCCTGATCGATCGCGTCGATGCGCTCAATGCCGAGCTGCGCAAGGTCAACGGCTCCCCCGCGCCGCGCAAGCGCGCGGCGAAGCCGGCCGCAGCCAAATCCGCCGCTCCGCGCAAAACCGCCCGCAAGGCGCCGGCACGCAAGCAAGCCAAGTAA
- a CDS encoding patatin-like phospholipase family protein has protein sequence MLLLHQARNRPKASKKPSAAPPKIGLAIAGGGPIGGMYELGALRALDEALDGLDLTRLDCYVGVSSGAFLAAGLANRMSTAEMCRIFITGTSDDVDFRPETFLRPAILEYLRRASNLPRLVAEWWRELLFSPGEARWADLITRFGGLVPTGLFDNSEVERFLREVFERRGRSNDFRELGRPLYVVAVDLDSGEAVRFGGPGWDDVPISRAIQASAALPGLYPPVQVRNRHFVDGALRRTMHASVVLERGVDLLLGINPLVPFDNSATPQRGAERDPLGLAGGGLPAVLSQTFRTMLQSRMEIGLAKYAQQYPDVDQLVFEPNADDGELFFTNLFSFSSRHRVCQLAYRNTLADLHKRADTLRPLLAAHGIRLRDEILDDPHRSILDGLDVPPRMTETTAKLRRALDDVDQVVAAQRAERRARR, from the coding sequence ATGCTGTTACTCCACCAGGCCCGCAACCGGCCCAAGGCCTCCAAGAAGCCGTCGGCCGCGCCACCGAAAATCGGCCTGGCGATCGCCGGCGGCGGCCCGATCGGCGGCATGTACGAACTGGGCGCCCTGCGTGCGCTCGACGAGGCCCTCGACGGCCTGGATCTCACCCGCCTGGACTGCTACGTCGGCGTCAGTTCCGGCGCCTTCCTCGCCGCCGGCCTGGCCAATCGCATGAGCACGGCGGAGATGTGCCGGATCTTCATCACCGGCACCAGCGACGACGTGGATTTCCGCCCGGAAACCTTCCTGCGCCCGGCGATCCTGGAATACCTGCGTCGCGCCTCCAACCTGCCGCGGCTGGTCGCCGAATGGTGGCGCGAACTGCTGTTCTCGCCCGGCGAAGCGCGCTGGGCCGATCTGATCACGCGCTTCGGCGGCCTGGTGCCCACCGGTTTGTTCGACAACAGCGAAGTCGAACGCTTCCTGCGCGAAGTGTTCGAACGCCGCGGCCGCAGCAACGACTTCCGCGAATTGGGCCGGCCGCTGTACGTGGTGGCCGTGGACTTGGACAGCGGCGAAGCGGTGCGCTTCGGCGGCCCGGGCTGGGACGACGTGCCGATCTCGCGCGCGATCCAGGCCAGCGCCGCCCTGCCCGGCCTGTATCCGCCAGTGCAAGTGCGCAACCGCCATTTCGTCGACGGTGCGCTGCGCCGCACGATGCATGCCTCGGTCGTATTGGAGCGCGGCGTGGATCTGCTGCTCGGCATCAATCCGCTGGTGCCGTTCGACAACAGCGCGACGCCTCAGCGAGGCGCGGAGCGCGATCCGCTAGGCCTGGCGGGCGGCGGCTTGCCGGCGGTGCTGTCGCAGACTTTCCGCACCATGCTGCAATCGCGGATGGAAATAGGGCTGGCCAAGTACGCGCAGCAGTATCCGGACGTCGACCAGCTGGTGTTCGAACCCAATGCCGACGACGGCGAATTGTTCTTCACCAATCTTTTCAGCTTCTCCTCGCGCCATCGCGTCTGCCAGCTCGCCTACCGCAACACGCTGGCCGACCTGCACAAGCGCGCCGACACGCTGCGCCCGCTGCTGGCCGCGCACGGCATCCGCCTGCGCGACGAGATCCTCGACGACCCGCACCGCTCGATCCTGGACGGCCTGGACGTGCCGCCGCGGATGACCGAGACCACCGCCAAGCTGCGCCGCGCCCTGGATGATGTGGACCAAGTGGTCGCCGCGCAGCGCGCCGAGCGCCGCGCCCGCCGCTAA
- a CDS encoding FFLEELY motif protein: MPRPRSVVPRLQRRLACHQALYDPRREPRNRSRWLPELQRWQARRLEASFAEFLDDPRSAPAARFFLTDVYGDHDFSRRDADIAKVLPMMQRLLPEALLRTVADGIELGALTHAFDLRLAEALELLAPTRKRLDPALYARAYREVGLARLRGRQIDLIVQVGQGLAGALRMPGVATLLRLSRGPAKAAGLGELQGFLERGFEAFAALGDATTFLARIERNERKVARRLFAGHEDPFGA, translated from the coding sequence ATGCCCCGGCCACGCTCCGTCGTCCCGCGCCTGCAGCGCCGCCTGGCCTGCCACCAGGCGCTCTACGATCCGCGCCGCGAACCGCGCAACCGTTCGCGCTGGTTGCCGGAACTGCAGCGCTGGCAAGCGCGCCGGCTGGAGGCGAGCTTCGCCGAATTCCTCGACGATCCGCGCAGCGCGCCAGCGGCGCGTTTCTTCCTGACCGATGTCTACGGCGACCACGATTTCAGCCGCCGCGATGCGGACATCGCCAAGGTGCTGCCGATGATGCAGCGCCTGCTGCCCGAAGCCCTGTTGCGCACGGTGGCCGACGGCATCGAGCTCGGCGCGCTGACCCACGCCTTCGACCTGCGCCTGGCCGAGGCGCTGGAACTATTGGCGCCGACGCGCAAACGGCTGGATCCGGCGCTGTATGCGCGTGCCTATCGCGAAGTGGGTCTGGCGCGGCTGCGAGGGCGCCAGATCGACCTGATCGTGCAGGTAGGCCAAGGCCTAGCGGGCGCCTTGCGCATGCCCGGCGTGGCGACCCTGCTCAGGCTGTCGCGCGGTCCTGCCAAAGCGGCCGGGCTGGGTGAGCTGCAGGGCTTCCTGGAGCGGGGCTTCGAGGCATTCGCGGCGCTCGGAGACGCCACGACCTTTTTGGCCCGGATCGAGCGCAACGAGCGCAAAGTCGCGCGGCGGCTGTTCGCAGGCCACGAAGACCCCTTCGGCGCGTAG
- a CDS encoding polyhydroxyalkanoic acid system family protein has translation MPSIDIRHAHTLTPAKARKAVQEVADKLAERFGVDYEWDEDTLNFSRSGVDGKIDLQPKQLRVSAQLGFLLSALKGPIESEIRRVLEERFK, from the coding sequence ATGCCCAGCATCGACATCCGCCATGCGCACACGCTGACGCCGGCGAAAGCGCGCAAGGCGGTCCAGGAAGTCGCCGACAAATTGGCCGAGCGGTTCGGGGTCGACTACGAATGGGACGAGGACACGCTCAATTTCAGCCGCTCGGGCGTGGACGGCAAGATCGATCTGCAGCCCAAGCAACTGCGGGTCAGCGCCCAGCTGGGCTTCCTGCTGTCGGCGCTGAAGGGGCCGATCGAATCGGAGATCCGGCGCGTCCTGGAAGAACGCTTCAAATAA
- a CDS encoding FHA domain-containing protein: MGVHGIGRDPYHDRAIDVVDSPQDALVQFCVDRRGVWLAVADGIRGVHVNGRPVLRMTMLRLGDSVHVEGIEMVLAGAGVADGLPRELANAPADGNGNLRTVLRGVGGQYHGRCFTLERPRVVGRLESSDIRIDDPAFADRHARIELHDEQVVLRDLGSYEGTMVNGERVRDAVLSPGDQIVFDAHHRFVVEAPARTAAAASAQAAQERPFDADLPGDSRSATAGSLWRLPWLLVAAVLMAAALAALFWFGPK, translated from the coding sequence ATGGGCGTGCATGGCATAGGCCGCGATCCTTACCACGATCGCGCCATCGACGTCGTCGATTCGCCGCAGGATGCGCTGGTGCAGTTCTGCGTCGATCGCCGCGGCGTATGGCTGGCGGTGGCCGACGGCATCCGCGGCGTGCATGTGAACGGCCGGCCGGTGCTGCGCATGACCATGCTGCGGCTCGGCGACAGCGTCCACGTCGAAGGCATCGAAATGGTGCTGGCTGGCGCCGGCGTGGCCGACGGCCTGCCGCGCGAGCTGGCCAATGCGCCCGCCGACGGCAACGGCAACCTGCGCACCGTGCTGCGCGGCGTGGGCGGCCAGTACCACGGCCGCTGCTTCACCTTGGAGCGGCCGCGCGTGGTCGGGCGGCTGGAGTCGTCCGATATCCGCATCGACGATCCGGCCTTCGCCGATCGCCATGCGCGGATCGAGCTGCACGACGAGCAGGTCGTCCTGCGCGACCTGGGCTCGTACGAAGGCACCATGGTCAACGGCGAGCGGGTCCGCGACGCCGTGCTGTCGCCCGGCGACCAGATCGTATTCGACGCGCATCATCGCTTCGTGGTCGAGGCGCCGGCGCGCACGGCCGCGGCGGCCTCGGCGCAGGCCGCCCAGGAGCGGCCGTTCGACGCGGATCTGCCCGGCGACTCGCGTAGCGCCACGGCCGGCTCCCTGTGGCGTCTGCCTTGGCTATTGGTGGCTGCGGTGCTGATGGCCGCGGCACTGGCGGCGCTGTTCTGGTTCGGCCCGAAATAG
- the serC gene encoding 3-phosphoserine/phosphohydroxythreonine transaminase, with amino-acid sequence MPRAFNFSAGPATLPEPVLRQAQEEMLDWHGVGASIVELSHRGPEFMGVAAEAEADLRKLIGVPDDYAVLFTQGGATAQQALIALNFADPGQPADYVISGHWGKTAIKQVKPYVDARIAASSESDGFRTIPDRATWTLSDDAAYVHITANETIHGVEFRDTPDVGAAPLFADFSSSIASEPIDISKYGLIYAGAQKNLGPVGISVVILRRDLLERAGQPRADIFDYRSQLKGESMLNTPPTWNWYLAGLVFKWMLAEGGVEEFARRNARKSALLYSVIDGSGGFYRNEVGPAVRSRMNVPFFLHDEALDKPFLKQASEAGLISLKGHRALGGMRASIYNAMPEEGVQALADFMQGFRKRHG; translated from the coding sequence ATGCCTCGTGCCTTCAATTTCAGTGCCGGTCCCGCCACGCTGCCCGAGCCGGTGCTGCGCCAAGCCCAGGAAGAAATGCTCGACTGGCACGGCGTCGGCGCGTCGATCGTCGAACTGAGCCATCGCGGGCCGGAATTCATGGGCGTTGCGGCCGAGGCCGAGGCCGATCTGCGCAAGCTGATCGGCGTTCCCGACGATTACGCCGTGCTGTTCACGCAAGGCGGCGCGACCGCGCAGCAGGCGCTGATCGCGTTGAACTTCGCCGATCCTGGGCAGCCCGCCGACTACGTGATCAGCGGCCATTGGGGCAAGACGGCGATCAAGCAGGTCAAGCCTTACGTCGACGCGCGCATCGCCGCCAGCAGCGAGTCCGATGGTTTCCGCACCATTCCGGATCGCGCGACGTGGACCTTGTCCGACGATGCCGCCTACGTCCACATCACCGCCAACGAAACCATCCATGGCGTCGAGTTCCGCGACACGCCCGACGTCGGTGCGGCGCCGCTGTTCGCCGATTTCAGTTCCAGTATCGCGTCCGAGCCGATCGATATTTCCAAGTACGGCCTGATCTACGCCGGCGCGCAGAAAAACCTCGGCCCGGTCGGCATCAGCGTGGTGATCCTGCGCCGCGACCTGCTGGAGCGCGCCGGCCAGCCGCGCGCGGACATTTTCGACTACCGCTCGCAGCTGAAGGGCGAGTCGATGCTCAACACGCCGCCGACCTGGAACTGGTACCTGGCCGGGCTGGTCTTCAAGTGGATGCTGGCCGAAGGCGGCGTGGAAGAATTCGCGCGCCGCAACGCGCGCAAATCGGCGCTGCTGTATTCGGTCATCGACGGCTCCGGAGGCTTCTATCGCAACGAAGTCGGCCCCGCCGTGCGCTCGCGGATGAACGTGCCGTTCTTCCTGCACGACGAGGCGTTGGATAAGCCCTTCCTCAAGCAAGCTTCGGAAGCGGGGTTGATCTCGTTGAAGGGCCATCGCGCCCTGGGCGGCATGCGCGCGTCGATCTACAACGCGATGCCGGAGGAAGGCGTGCAGGCGCTCGCCGATTTCATGCAGGGTTTCCGGAAAAGACATGGCTAA